From Paenibacillus graminis, a single genomic window includes:
- a CDS encoding L-lactate MFS transporter has protein sequence MTTTTAGSKRWLIVLGTVIMQMGLGTIYTWSLFNAQLVSKFGWELSSVSITFSITSFALAFATLFAGKLQDRFGLRRLTAAAGIMLGLGLILSSQASSLPMFYLLAGVVVGYADGTAYITSLSNLIKWFPKNKGLISGVSVGAYGTGSLLFKYINGSLIDSAGVSNAFLYWGLMVMVMIVIGSMLVREAPVAVKVQAAAGSAAPSTAGSTGGGPRAAVSAVAKDYTVKEMLRTKEAYLLFVVFFTACMSGLYLIGVVKDIGVQLAGLNIAAAANAVAMIAIFNTAGRLILGALSDRMSRLKLVSATLLVTAIAMLTLSYAALSYGLFFTCVAAIAFCFGGNITVFPAIVGDFFGLANHSKNYGIVYQGFGIGALSGSFVAAFLGGFKPTFTVIGLLCLLACILAVSLKPPVQKQAGEKGISLKPSRHTA, from the coding sequence ATGACAACGACTACAGCGGGCAGCAAGCGGTGGCTCATTGTGTTAGGTACAGTGATTATGCAAATGGGACTGGGCACGATCTATACCTGGAGCCTGTTTAATGCACAGCTTGTCAGTAAATTCGGCTGGGAGCTCAGCTCTGTTTCGATAACCTTTTCCATTACCAGCTTTGCCCTGGCCTTCGCAACACTGTTCGCGGGGAAACTGCAGGACCGGTTCGGCCTCCGCAGACTGACCGCTGCCGCAGGGATTATGCTGGGGCTGGGTCTGATCCTAAGTTCGCAGGCCAGCTCCCTTCCGATGTTTTACCTGCTGGCGGGTGTAGTTGTTGGTTATGCGGACGGAACGGCGTATATTACGTCGCTGTCCAACCTGATTAAATGGTTCCCAAAGAACAAAGGCTTAATCTCCGGTGTATCGGTGGGGGCCTATGGAACAGGAAGCCTGCTCTTCAAATATATTAACGGCAGTCTCATTGATTCGGCAGGCGTATCAAATGCCTTCCTGTACTGGGGCCTTATGGTCATGGTAATGATCGTGATCGGCTCGATGCTGGTTCGGGAAGCGCCTGTGGCCGTAAAGGTTCAAGCGGCTGCGGGATCAGCGGCTCCTTCAACTGCCGGTTCAACTGGCGGTGGCCCGCGTGCGGCCGTTTCAGCGGTGGCGAAAGACTATACCGTCAAAGAAATGCTCCGCACCAAGGAAGCTTATCTGCTGTTCGTGGTCTTTTTCACCGCATGCATGAGCGGCCTCTACCTGATTGGCGTCGTCAAGGATATCGGAGTTCAGCTTGCAGGGCTGAATATCGCTGCGGCGGCTAATGCGGTGGCAATGATCGCCATCTTCAATACCGCCGGGCGGCTGATTCTCGGAGCGCTGTCTGACCGGATGAGCCGGCTGAAGCTGGTCAGCGCCACGCTTCTGGTCACTGCCATCGCGATGCTGACGCTGAGCTACGCTGCCCTAAGCTACGGGCTGTTCTTCACTTGTGTAGCTGCGATTGCGTTCTGCTTCGGGGGTAATATTACAGTGTTCCCGGCGATTGTTGGCGACTTCTTCGGCCTTGCCAATCACAGCAAGAACTATGGCATCGTCTACCAGGGCTTCGGAATCGGCGCGTTGTCCGGCTCGTTTGTCGCTGCGTTCCTCGGCGGCTTCAAGCCTACCTTCACCGTCATCGGCCTTCTATGCCTTCTGGCCTGCATCCTTGCGGTTTCCCTGAAGCCTCCGGTGCAGAAGCAGGCTGGAGAAAAGGGAATCAGCCTGAAGCCTTCACGGCATACGGCTTGA